The genomic region GCGCCCTGTTGGACCGCTCCCTCCTCCAGATCGCCGACGCCGCCCGCGACGCGCGCACGTTCGACCGTGAGGCCGTCCGGGCCCTTTCCGACCTGTGGGACAACAGCGTGCTTCCCCTGTTCCGCGCCGCGACGGGCAGCACGAGCGCGGAGCGGGAAGAGCGGGCCCGCGCGGCGTTGGCGTGGATGGTGCGCCTGCGGCCTGGGCGCTGGAACTGGATGGTGGAGCAGGGCGCGGTCGCCGGGCACCGGATCGACGCACTGGTCGACCCGCCGCTCCAACGCTTCGACCAGCCCCACCGCGACTACCGGGACGTGGTCCGCCCGGCGCCCTTGACGTTGACTCCGCGCACGGTGACCGGCCTGGCGACGGACCTGGCGGCCGACTACGCGTTGGAGACGGCCACCGTCCGTCATGTCGAGATCGAGCGGGTCGGGACGCGCCTGGAGGGCTTCCTCATCCTCGATCTCGTCCGCCGCTACGCACCCGAGGAGCGGGCACTCCCGGTCCCCGCCGAGTTCCACGTCACGCTGAAGGATCTGGTCGAGGTGGACGTGGACACCCGGGCGGCACCGGGACTGCGCTTGGACGGCGGCGCGGGCGGGGTCGAGGTCGGTCTGGGCGGCTCAGGCAGGCCGGGCGTGCTGCGGGCCCGGACGGGATCGCTGTGGATCCGCGACTCGTCCTGGCATCTGTCGAGCGCCGGCCGCCGGGCCGACGCTCTCGTTCCACCGCGCGAGTCCGGGTCGCCGGTCGTCCAGGGACCGGAGGAAGGGGAACTGGAGGGTGACGTACGGCGCGCGGCGACCTTCGTGGCCCGGGCGATGCTGCGGATCCGCATGGTGCGCGTCCCCACGGAGGTCGCGCACGTGCCGCTGACGGCGTACTGCCGTGCACTGGAGGGGGCGGGGCACGACATCCTGGCCGCGGGGGCCCTCCCGCCTCCGGATCGGGCGGCCGCCTTCCGTTCGCTGGTGGCCGGATGGCTGCGCCGCGGGGGCACCGAGTTGATGCCGCACTGGCGTGTGCTCGTGCCCGGTGTCCCGGACCTGGCGCGCGAAGTGCGGGACGAGCTGCTCGGGGACGCGTCCGAGTCCGCCCCGGCCACGGAGGGGAGGGCGACCGGCCTGCCGGAACGTGCCGAGGTGCGCATGGTCTCCTCCACGGCGGAGAGCGACGGCCTGAAGAGTCGCCGTGAGGCCTCCGCCCTGGTGCACCTGGCCGTCCCCGGGCCCGAAGGGGCACCGTGGCGGATGCGTGTTCTGGAGGCGCGCGATCCCGGTCGGCTCCGGGTCCGCACCGAGGGGTTCGGCGGAGCCGTCCGCGTTCGCGTGGAGGGAGGGGACCGGGAGACCCTCGTGGCGGGCGATGACGCCCTGACCCTGGACGCCCGTTCCTGGGACGGCCTGTCCTGAGTCCGAGGCCGGCGAACACCCGGAGGGCGGCTGCGGCTCCTCACGCGCCCCCGGCCGCGATGGAGCCCCACTGCGAAGAGGCGGGCGACACGGAACGCCGCCGGTCGCGGCCCCGCACACCGACACGGCCACCGCCATGCCCGATCGCGCACCCCGACGCAGTGTTCCCACTCCAGCGACGCGACGCGGCGTCGACGGGAGGCCGAACGGCGGCCGGGCGTCAGACGCCGCTCCGCTCCAGGCGGGCCACCGCGCGGTCGACGTCGAAGCGCTCGGCCGCGATGAGGGGCGCACCGACCTCGTCGCGCAGGGCCGCCGCCCGCTTGAGCAGGTCCTGCGCCCGATCGCGGTCCCCCGCCAGGGCGTGGGCACCCGCCAGGCCCTCCAGTGCCAGGGCGACCGCGCGCGGGTCGCCGCTCGCCCTGGCCTCCGTCTCGGCCTCCGTGTGCAGGCTCAGGGCACGGTCGGCGTCGCCGCGCTGTTCGGCGGCGTAGCCGAGCTGGGTGAGGATGAAGGCCAGCCCGACCCGGCCGGAGGTCCGCCGGTTCCAGTCCAGCCAGCGGCGCAGCGACCGTTCCGCGCGGTCCAGGTCGCCCCGGCGGCGGGCCACCAGGGCGATCCCGGCATCGGCGAACTGCTCCCCGACGGCGTCGGACTGCTCGGCCGCCAGCCGCTGGGCGCGGGTGAGCAGGACGTCGGCCAGGTCCAGGTCGCCGGTGAGCATCGCGATCCTGCCGAGCCCGGACAGGGTGAGCGCGGCGCTGCTCCACAGCCCGAGTTCCTCGGCGATGCGCAGTCCCTCGCGGTGGTGTTCGGCGGCGCCCTCCAGGTCGCCGAGGGCCTCGACCGCCTGGGCGAGGGTGTCGGAGGCGCGGAGCAGGCCCCACCGGTCGCCGAGGCCGCGCAGGGTCTGTTCCCCCTCCCCCGCCAGGCGCAGGGCCCCGGCCAGGTCGCCGCGCAGGAACGCGGCCTGGCCAAGGGTCACCTGGACCTGGGCTCGGGTCCAGTCGTCGCCGGCCGCCACGGCCGCGGCGTGCGCCCGTTCCACGCGCTCGGTGGCCAGGCGCAGGTCGCCGAGCGCCCAGCGGGTGTGTTCGGCCAGCCACGCGAGGCGGGCGCGGGTGACGGGGTCGGCGATCGCGTCGAGCGCCCGTGGCAGGTCCGCGCTCCTGCGTCGGTCGTCCTCGCTCGCGGGTACGGCCAGGGCGGCCCGCCACACGCGCGCGGCGGCGCGCAGGGTCGGATGCCCGGCGGGCAGGGCGAGGGCGGTGTCCAGGTCGGCCCGTGCCCGTGCGGTGCGTCCGCGCAGGTAGTGGTGCCAGCACTGGGCGGTGGCGATCCGCAGGGCGAGGTCGGTCCTGGCCCCGGTCGCCGCGAAGTCCAGGGCCGCGCGCAGGTTGGCGGCCTCGCAGTCCAGCCGGTCGAGCCAGTGGGCCTGGTCGGCGCCGCGCAGGAGGTCGTCGGCACGTACGGCCAGGTCGGCAAAGTGGTGGGCGTGCCGGTCCCGGGCCTGGTGGGCGCGCCCGGACTCCTCCAGGCGTTCGATGGCGTAGGCGGCCACGGACTCCAGCAGGTGGTAGCGGGTGCCGGTGGGGTGTGCGGTGGCGGTCACGAGCGAGCGGTCCACGAGTGCGCCGATCACGCCCAGGACCGCGGTGGCGGGCACTGCGGGGGCCGGGGCGGTGGTGGGGGCGGCGGGATCCGGGACGGCGAGGCCGGCGCCGTCGAGATCGGGAACCGCGGCTGGAACGGGGCGGGGATCGGCGCAGACCGCCTCGGCGGTGGGCAGGTCGCAGCCGTCGCGGTGCACGGCCAGGCGGGTGAGCACCGTGCGCTCGGTGGCGCCGAGGAGTTCCCAGCTCCAGTCGATCATCGCTCGGAGCGTGCGCTGGCGCGCGGGGGCGTCACGGCGGCCCGCGTCGAGGAGGGTGAAGCGGTCGTCCAGGCGGTCGGCGAGTTCGGCCGCGCTCATGTGGCGCAGCCGGGTCGCGGCCAGTTCGAGCGCCAGTGGGATGCCGTCCAGGCGTCGGCAGACGGTGGCCACGGCCGGCGCGGTCTCCGCATCGAGGGTGAACGACGACACCGCCGCCTGGGCCCTGGCGACGAAGAGCCGAACCGCTCCGGAGCCGGCGAGTGTCGCGGGGTCGTCGGCGCCGGGCGGTGGCGGGGACAGCGGGGGGAGTGCGTACAGGTGCTCGTCGGCGAGGTCGAGTGGAGCCCGGCTGGTGGCCAGGACCGTCAGGTCGGGGGCGGCGCGCAGCAGGTGGGCGACGGCGTCGGCCACGGGTTCGACGAGGTGCTCGCAGTTGTCCAGGACGAGCAGGGCCGCACGGCCGCGCAGGAGGTCGGCGGCCTGGTCGAGCGGGTCGCCGCCGCGCTGGTCGTCACGGACGCCGAGAACGGTGGCCAGGGCGGTGGCCGGGTCGCCGTCGGCGGTGAGCGGCGCCAGTTCCACGAACCAGACGGCGCCCGGGCCGCGGTCCCAGGCGTGGCCCGCGGCCAGGGCCATGCGGGTCTTGCCGACGCCGCCGGGCCCGGTCAGGGTCACCAGCCGGTGCTCCCGCACCAGGGCGGTCAGCAGGTTCAGGTCCCGCTCACGGCCCACGAGCGCGCCGGTGGGCGCGGGCAGGTTGCCCGTGGGGCGGGTCGGTCGCGGCACCGGGTCCAGGGCGGGGTCCTGGGACAGGACGGCCCGGTGCAGGGCGACGAGGTCGGGCCCGGGGTCCACGCCCATGTCGTCGGCGAGCCGCACACGCAGCCGGGCGTAGGCGGCCAGTGCCTCCACCTGGCGCCCCGATCCATAGAGCGCGCGGATGTGGGCGGCGTGCAGGCGCTCGCGGTAGGGATGGTGCCCGGTCTCGGCGGCCAGCTCGGTGGCCAGCGCGCTGTGCTCCCCCGCCGCCAGGCGGGCCTCGGCCAGGTCCTCCAGCGCGGTCGCGCGTCGCTCCTCCCATCCGGCGACGGCGGCGCGGACGTGGTCGGTGTCGGCGAACTCGGCCAGGGCCGGGCCCCGCCACAGCTCCAGGGCGCGGGCGAGGTCCTGGCGCGGGTCGGTCGCGTGGGCGGCCCGCTCCAGGAGGGTGTCGAAGCGGATCGCGTCCACGTCCTCGGTGGCCAGGGCGTAGCCGGGCGCGCGGCGGCGCAGGAGGGCGCGCGCCCCGGGTTCGGCGCGGTCCAGGACGCCGCGCAGCTGGGAGACGCGTGCCTGGAGCACGGGCAGCGGCTTGGCCGGGGGCCGGTCGCCCCACAGGTCGTGGACGAGGCGGTCGGCGGAGACCGTCGCGCCCCGGGCCAGGAGGAGGGACACCAGCAGGGCCCGGACCTTGGTGTCGCGGACCTCGACCGCCCGGCCCCGGTCGGTCCACACCGCGAGCGGCCCCAGCACCCCGAAACGCATGCGCCCACGGTAGCGGGCCCGTAGGAAAGCCGTGGCGGTGGCGGGCACCGTGGGCGTCATGAGGGAGCGGCCACCGGGCCGTGCCGAAGGACGAGGAGTCGCATGATGGGTGTCTACGAGGGCAAGCGCGCCGTGGTGATCGGTGGAACGCACGGGATGGGGCTGGGCGTGGTCGAGGACCTGCTCGCCGGCGGAGCCCGGGTTCTGCTGACCGGGCGCAACGAGAAGAACCTGGAGGAGCTGCGCGGCCGGTTCGGACCGAACGTGCACGTGGTGCGGTCCGATGTGACGGACCTGTCCGACATCGCTGTGCTGGCGGAGACGGTCCGCGAGACGCTGGGCGGAATCGACTTCCTGCACGTCAACGTCGGTACGTCCGAACTGGCTCCGTTCGACCAGGTCAGCGAGGAGTCCTACGACCGGATGTTCGCGGTCAACACCAAGGGTGCCTTCTTCACCGTGCAGCACCTCGCCCCGCTGATCGCCCACGGCGGTTCGATCGTGTTCACGACCGCCACGAACACGACGGTGTCCGAGAGCATGAGCGTGTACATGGGCACCAAGGCCGCGGTGCTCACCTTCGCCCGCGTGCTCGCCGCCGAGTTGCTGCCGCGCGGGATCCGGGTGAACGCCGTGGCACCGGGCTTCATCGACACGCCCACCATGGGCGTGGCCGGGATCACCGACGAGCAGCGCGCGGAGTTCATGCGCATCGGTGACGAGGCGACCCCCATGGGCCGACACGGGACCGTCGCCGAGATCGCCCGGGCGGTGCTCTTCCTCGGGTTCGAGGCCACGTTCACGACCGGGATCGAACTGACCGCCGACGGTGGGCTCGGGATGGGGCTGAATCCCGCCATGTGACGGCCTCCGGGAGCGCGGGACGGCCGGCCCGCGGGCCGCGCGGGCGCGGGGCCGCCGCCGTCCCGCGAAGAGGCCGGGCCGGGGAAGCCGTAGTCTGAGCCGCGTGGAGCTACGTCAGTTGCGGCACTTCGCCGCGGTGTGCGAGGAGCAGCACTTCACGCGCGCCGCGGAGTACCTCGGCATCACCCAGTCCGGCCTGTCCGCGTCGATCCGCGCCCTGGAGCGCGATCTGGACGCCCAACTGCTGCTGCGCACCACCCGGCGGGTGACCCCCACCCCGACCGGGCGCCTGCTGCTCGCCGAGGCCCAGCGCATCCTGGCCGCCGCCGACGGGCTGCGGGAGCTGGTCGCCGACGACCAGAGCGTGCGGGGGACGCTGTCGCTGGGCACGGAGCAGTGCATGGGCGTGGTGGAGGCGGTCCCCCTGCTGCACCGCTACCGGGCCCTGCACCCCGAGGTCGCGCTCAACCTCCAGCAGGAGGCGACCGGGGAGCTGCTGGCCCAGGTGCGCGCCGGCCGGCTGGACGCCGCGCTGGTGGCGGGCACGCTGCGCGAGGGCGAGGGGGTGCGCGTCCTGCGCATCACCGAGGAGCCGATGATGCTGCTGTCGGCCTCCGACCACCCCCTGGACTCCGGTGACGTGCTCACGCGGTTGGCGCACGAGGAGTACGTCGACCTGCACCCCGGGTGGGGCGCCCGCGACTGCGCCGACCGGGCCTTCGCCGACTTCGGCATCACGCGGCGCGTGGCGTTGCAGGTCAACGACGTCTACACACTGCTGGACCTGGTGCACCGGGGCATGGGGGTCGCGGTGGTCCCCCGCCCGGTCCTGGACAAACCGCAGGCGGACGGTCTGCACAGCACCGCTCTGCCCGGCGGGACCCGGTGGGCGGTGGGCCTGGCCCTGCCCGGGGGAACGCGCCCCTCCGCCGCGACACGGGCCTTCGTCGACCTGCTGCGCGCCGAGCATCCGATTCATGAATCGGATTCCTGAATCCCAGACCTCTCACATGTTGGACATGTTCACTCGCCGTAGTGCATGGTGATGCCCCGGGCGACGCGACCGGCGTCGCCGGCAGCCACGTGTTGGGAGCGCCTGCCCATGCCACAACGAGTATCCGGAGTCATCGCCCGGGCCAAGGGAGAGCCCGTCGAGGTGACCACGATCGTCGTCCCCGACCCCGGTCCCGGCGAGGCCGTCGTCGCCGTCCAGGCCTGCGGGGTGTGCCACACCGACCTGCACTACCGGGAGGGCGGTATCAGCGACGAGTACCCCTTCCTGCTCGGGCACGAGGCCGCGGGCGTGGTGGAGTCGGTCGGCGAAGGCGTCACCACCGTCGAGCCCGGCGACTTCGTGGTCCTGAACTGGCGGGCGGTGTGCGGTGACTGCCGCGCCTGCCGCAAGGGCAGCCCGCAGTACTGCTTCGACACCCACAACGCGCGGCAGCCGATGACACTGGAGGACGGCACCGAGCTCTCCCCCGCCCTGGGCATCGGCTCCTTCGCCGAGAAGACCCTCGTGGCGGCCGGGCAGTGCACCAAGGTCGACCCCGCCGCCTCCCCCGCCGCGGCCGGACTGCTCGGCTGCGGTGTGATGGCGGGCATCGGCGCCGCCGTCAACACCGGCGGTGTCGGCCGGGGCGACTCGGTCGCCGTCATCGGCTGCGGCGGTGTGGGCAGCGCCGCGGTGGCCGGGGCGAGCCTGGCCGGGGCGTCGCGGATCATCGCGGTCGACCTGGAGGAGCGCAAGCTCGAC from Nocardiopsis aegyptia harbors:
- a CDS encoding BTAD domain-containing putative transcriptional regulator translates to MRFGVLGPLAVWTDRGRAVEVRDTKVRALLVSLLLARGATVSADRLVHDLWGDRPPAKPLPVLQARVSQLRGVLDRAEPGARALLRRRAPGYALATEDVDAIRFDTLLERAAHATDPRQDLARALELWRGPALAEFADTDHVRAAVAGWEERRATALEDLAEARLAAGEHSALATELAAETGHHPYRERLHAAHIRALYGSGRQVEALAAYARLRVRLADDMGVDPGPDLVALHRAVLSQDPALDPVPRPTRPTGNLPAPTGALVGRERDLNLLTALVREHRLVTLTGPGGVGKTRMALAAGHAWDRGPGAVWFVELAPLTADGDPATALATVLGVRDDQRGGDPLDQAADLLRGRAALLVLDNCEHLVEPVADAVAHLLRAAPDLTVLATSRAPLDLADEHLYALPPLSPPPPGADDPATLAGSGAVRLFVARAQAAVSSFTLDAETAPAVATVCRRLDGIPLALELAATRLRHMSAAELADRLDDRFTLLDAGRRDAPARQRTLRAMIDWSWELLGATERTVLTRLAVHRDGCDLPTAEAVCADPRPVPAAVPDLDGAGLAVPDPAAPTTAPAPAVPATAVLGVIGALVDRSLVTATAHPTGTRYHLLESVAAYAIERLEESGRAHQARDRHAHHFADLAVRADDLLRGADQAHWLDRLDCEAANLRAALDFAATGARTDLALRIATAQCWHHYLRGRTARARADLDTALALPAGHPTLRAAARVWRAALAVPASEDDRRRSADLPRALDAIADPVTRARLAWLAEHTRWALGDLRLATERVERAHAAAVAAGDDWTRAQVQVTLGQAAFLRGDLAGALRLAGEGEQTLRGLGDRWGLLRASDTLAQAVEALGDLEGAAEHHREGLRIAEELGLWSSAALTLSGLGRIAMLTGDLDLADVLLTRAQRLAAEQSDAVGEQFADAGIALVARRRGDLDRAERSLRRWLDWNRRTSGRVGLAFILTQLGYAAEQRGDADRALSLHTEAETEARASGDPRAVALALEGLAGAHALAGDRDRAQDLLKRAAALRDEVGAPLIAAERFDVDRAVARLERSGV
- a CDS encoding SDR family oxidoreductase, with translation MGVYEGKRAVVIGGTHGMGLGVVEDLLAGGARVLLTGRNEKNLEELRGRFGPNVHVVRSDVTDLSDIAVLAETVRETLGGIDFLHVNVGTSELAPFDQVSEESYDRMFAVNTKGAFFTVQHLAPLIAHGGSIVFTTATNTTVSESMSVYMGTKAAVLTFARVLAAELLPRGIRVNAVAPGFIDTPTMGVAGITDEQRAEFMRIGDEATPMGRHGTVAEIARAVLFLGFEATFTTGIELTADGGLGMGLNPAM
- a CDS encoding LysR family transcriptional regulator, with protein sequence MELRQLRHFAAVCEEQHFTRAAEYLGITQSGLSASIRALERDLDAQLLLRTTRRVTPTPTGRLLLAEAQRILAAADGLRELVADDQSVRGTLSLGTEQCMGVVEAVPLLHRYRALHPEVALNLQQEATGELLAQVRAGRLDAALVAGTLREGEGVRVLRITEEPMMLLSASDHPLDSGDVLTRLAHEEYVDLHPGWGARDCADRAFADFGITRRVALQVNDVYTLLDLVHRGMGVAVVPRPVLDKPQADGLHSTALPGGTRWAVGLALPGGTRPSAATRAFVDLLRAEHPIHESDS
- a CDS encoding S-(hydroxymethyl)mycothiol dehydrogenase: MPQRVSGVIARAKGEPVEVTTIVVPDPGPGEAVVAVQACGVCHTDLHYREGGISDEYPFLLGHEAAGVVESVGEGVTTVEPGDFVVLNWRAVCGDCRACRKGSPQYCFDTHNARQPMTLEDGTELSPALGIGSFAEKTLVAAGQCTKVDPAASPAAAGLLGCGVMAGIGAAVNTGGVGRGDSVAVIGCGGVGSAAVAGASLAGASRIIAVDLEERKLDWARSFGATHTVNAREQDPVEAIRELTGGFGADVVVEAVGRPETYEQAFYARDLAGTVVLVGVPTPEMRLELPLLDVFGRGGALKSSWYGDCLPSRDFPMLIDLYLQGRLDLDGFVSEEIGLGDVEAAFARMERGEVLRSVVRL